In a genomic window of Allomeiothermus silvanus DSM 9946:
- a CDS encoding type II toxin-antitoxin system HicB family antitoxin codes for MGKYEVIIYWSQEDGVLVTEVPELSGCAAHGDSPPAALETAK; via the coding sequence GTGGGCAAGTACGAAGTCATTATCTACTGGAGCCAGGAGGACGGGGTGTTGGTAACCGAAGTACCGGAGCTTTCGGGCTGTGCGGCCCACGGGGATAGCCCCCCAGCGGCCCTCGAGACCGCCAAGTAG
- a CDS encoding GNAT family N-acetyltransferase gives MNLTRPLTLEGQIVRLEPLTMEHLPVLLALASLEDYPFTSVPHSERGMRNYIQTALEEQAHGKTVPFVTVDKRWGKIVGSTRLAHLELWNWPEGSPLARPGKPDAVEIGWTWLAPFAQRSGINTEAKLLMLTHAFEVWQVRRVTLKTDERNMRSRNAILRLGAKFEGILRAHMPASDGGIRNSAMFSILAEEWPAVKTTLQARLRN, from the coding sequence ATGAACCTGACAAGGCCGCTAACCCTAGAAGGCCAAATCGTTCGCCTCGAGCCCCTCACGATGGAGCACCTGCCGGTGCTGCTCGCGCTGGCGAGTCTGGAAGATTATCCCTTTACCAGCGTCCCCCATAGCGAACGCGGGATGCGCAACTACATCCAAACTGCCCTGGAAGAGCAAGCCCATGGCAAAACCGTGCCGTTTGTGACAGTGGACAAGCGTTGGGGGAAAATCGTGGGAAGCACCCGTCTGGCGCACCTCGAGTTGTGGAACTGGCCGGAGGGTTCCCCCCTGGCCCGCCCGGGCAAACCCGATGCCGTGGAGATCGGCTGGACCTGGCTGGCCCCCTTTGCCCAGCGCAGTGGCATCAACACCGAAGCCAAGCTATTAATGCTCACCCACGCCTTCGAGGTCTGGCAGGTGCGGCGGGTGACCCTCAAGACCGACGAGCGGAATATGCGTTCGCGTAACGCTATCCTACGGCTGGGGGCCAAGTTCGAGGGGATTCTACGGGCGCATATGCCCGCTTCGGATGGGGGGATTCGCAACAGCGCGATGTTCAGCATCCTGGCCGAGGAGTGGCCTGCGGTCAAGACCACCCTGCAAGCCAGGCTAAGGAACTGA
- a CDS encoding FMN-binding negative transcriptional regulator — protein sequence MYLPRHYQVTDQAVLYDLMRRFSFATLVSVHQGVPFATHLPFLVQEGVISSHLARANPQWTDFDPNQELLVIFQGDHSFISPTWYEKHPSVPTWNYMTVHAYGKPRIVEEPQAVKQLLHELVVQHEQEWDMMQLPPDYLQGMMQGIVAFEIAITRLEGKFKLSQNRSLADQKRVIQALSVSENPSDRAVAAQMRKNLGED from the coding sequence ATGTATCTGCCCCGGCATTATCAAGTCACCGATCAAGCCGTGCTCTACGACCTCATGCGCCGGTTCAGCTTCGCCACGCTAGTCTCGGTACACCAAGGGGTGCCCTTCGCCACCCACCTGCCCTTCTTGGTACAAGAAGGGGTTATATCCTCGCACCTAGCCCGAGCCAACCCGCAGTGGACCGACTTCGATCCGAACCAGGAGCTGCTGGTCATCTTCCAGGGCGATCACAGCTTCATCTCGCCCACCTGGTACGAGAAGCATCCCAGTGTGCCGACCTGGAACTACATGACCGTCCACGCCTACGGCAAGCCGCGCATCGTAGAGGAGCCCCAGGCGGTCAAGCAGCTGCTACACGAATTGGTCGTGCAGCACGAGCAGGAGTGGGACATGATGCAGCTCCCGCCCGACTACCTGCAGGGGATGATGCAGGGCATTGTGGCTTTCGAGATCGCAATCACCCGGCTCGAAGGCAAGTTCAAGCTCTCGCAAAACCGCTCACTGGCCGATCAAAAGCGGGTTATCCAGGCGCTTTCGGTAAGCGAGAATCCCTCCGACCGGGCCGTGGCGGCGCAGATGCGGAAAAATTTGGGGGAAGACTGA
- a CDS encoding pyridoxal-phosphate-dependent aminotransferase family protein — protein sequence MVLLTPGPTPIHPRVQAALSQPMRGHLDPEVLQTNRRIREYLKLLFDPGEGALLAAMPGSGSLGMEAGLTNLAGEGDAVLLLVNGTFGERMVEIAHAYNLDYTVLRSEPGHPIDPAQVEKALSQRTYKLVALVHGETSTGVLNPAREIAQQVADHGALFMLDAVTTAAMMPLSLRQMRVDYAFTGSQKCLSAPPGLAPFALSQRGREMLGQVRGWYSDLSRVAVYWEQEGYFCTSPVLLHFALEEALKLALEEGLENRRQRAERLYGAVLSLLEELGFSAYATAGARLPTVLVVRPPEGYSEAEIRKGLYARGVAVAGGIGPTAGKVLRLGLMGEGARAAHYRVFFKALGEVLKKRGLEEAFSERARGLEAESHERLPA from the coding sequence ATGGTGCTCTTGACCCCTGGCCCCACCCCTATCCACCCCCGCGTGCAGGCTGCGCTTTCTCAGCCGATGCGCGGCCACCTCGACCCTGAAGTGCTCCAGACCAACCGACGCATCCGCGAGTACCTGAAGCTGCTCTTCGACCCCGGCGAGGGGGCGCTGCTGGCAGCGATGCCCGGTTCGGGGAGCCTGGGGATGGAAGCTGGGCTCACCAACCTAGCCGGTGAGGGGGATGCGGTGCTGCTCTTGGTCAACGGAACCTTCGGCGAGCGGATGGTAGAGATCGCCCATGCCTACAACTTAGACTACACGGTGCTGCGCTCCGAGCCCGGTCACCCGATTGACCCCGCCCAAGTCGAAAAAGCGCTCAGCCAGCGGACATACAAGCTGGTAGCCCTGGTCCACGGCGAGACCAGCACCGGGGTCCTCAACCCCGCCCGCGAGATCGCCCAGCAGGTGGCCGACCATGGGGCGCTATTCATGCTAGACGCGGTGACCACCGCTGCAATGATGCCCCTTTCGCTGCGGCAGATGCGGGTGGATTACGCCTTCACCGGCTCGCAGAAGTGCCTTTCGGCCCCACCGGGGCTGGCCCCGTTTGCCCTCTCCCAGCGAGGGCGGGAGATGCTGGGGCAGGTGCGGGGTTGGTACTCCGACCTCTCGAGGGTCGCTGTGTACTGGGAGCAGGAGGGGTATTTCTGTACCTCCCCGGTCCTGTTGCACTTCGCCCTGGAAGAAGCCCTCAAGCTGGCGCTCGAGGAAGGCCTAGAAAACCGCCGGCAACGGGCTGAACGCCTCTACGGCGCGGTGCTTTCGCTGCTAGAGGAGTTAGGCTTCAGCGCCTACGCTACCGCAGGGGCCCGTTTGCCTACGGTGCTGGTGGTGCGTCCGCCGGAAGGGTATAGCGAGGCGGAGATTCGCAAAGGGCTATACGCCAGAGGAGTGGCGGTGGCGGGCGGTATCGGTCCTACGGCGGGGAAGGTGCTCCGGTTGGGTTTGATGGGCGAAGGGGCCCGCGCAGCGCATTACCGGGTGTTTTTCAAGGCCTTGGGGGAGGTGCTGAAGAAACGGGGATTGGAGGAAGCGTTCTCCGAACGCGCCAGGGGTCTGGAGGCGGAAAGCCACGAACGACTGCCTGCCTAG